Within Candidatus Polarisedimenticolia bacterium, the genomic segment CCATGTCGGAGCGCCCCCCCGGTCCCGTCTCGATCACTTCCATCTCCACGAACTGGGGCAGCTCGACCCCGACCACTTTCCCGCCGAAGACCACCGACCGGAGGGTGATCCCCTCGATCAGCCACCTCGTCGCGTCCCCGAGCGTCTCGGATTCGAGCTGGAACTGCTCGTACGATTCCTCGTCCATGAAGTGGTAGGTCTCCCCTTCCGAATAGAGGTAGTTGATCTTCCGCCGCTCCAGGTCGGGCTCCTCGAACTTCTCCCCCGACTTGAAGGTCATGTCCAGGACTTGTCCCGTGATCACGTTGCGCGCCCTGACGCGTACCAGCGTCGCCGCGCCCCGCGCCGAAGGGGTCTGGACGGTGTAGTCCATGATGACGAACGGCTTGCCTT encodes:
- the efp gene encoding elongation factor P; this translates as MISTGDFKKGLSLLVEGKPFVIMDYTVQTPSARGAATLVRVRARNVITGQVLDMTFKSGEKFEEPDLERRKINYLYSEGETYHFMDEESYEQFQLESETLGDATRWLIEGITLRSVVFGGKVVGVELPQFVEMEVIETGPGGRSDMASGKVTKTAKLANGTEIRVPSYLEAGERVLVDTMTGEFVRRAGK